A single Cucumis melo cultivar AY chromosome 4, USDA_Cmelo_AY_1.0, whole genome shotgun sequence DNA region contains:
- the LOC103486434 gene encoding glutathione S-transferase L3-like, which produces MATAKTVVPEVRPPSLEADAEQPPLFDGTTRLYMAYYCPFAQRAWITRNYKGLQDKIKLVPLNLQNRPAWYKEKVNPTNKVPALEHNGKVIGESLDLIKYIDSNFEGPSLFPDDAAKRQFGEALIAYTDTFTGAVYPSFKGDPAKEAGPQFDYLKNALQKFDDGPFLLGQFSGVDIAYITFIERFHVFLNEVFKYDITEGRPHLATWIEEFDKIDAYKQTKYDPTAIVELYKKRFMV; this is translated from the exons ATGGCTACTGC AAAAACTGTCGTACCTGAAGTTCGTCCCCCGTCATTGGAAGCCGACGCCGAACAACCTCCGCTCTTCGACGGAACCACCAG GTTATATATGGCTTACTATTGCCCATTTGCACAACGAGCTTGGATCACAAGAAATTACAAG GGATTAcaagataaaattaaattagtGCCTCTAAACCTTCAGAACAGGCCTGCTTGGTATAAGGAAAAAGTGAACCCTACAAACAAG GTGCCAGCGTTGGAACACAATGGGAAAGTTATTGGAGAAAGCCTTGATTTGATCAAATACATAGATAGCAACTTTGAAGGCCCTTCTCTTTTCCCAGAT GATGCTGCTAAAAGACAATTTGGTGAAGCGTTGATAGCTTATACCGATACATTCACTGGGGCAGTGTACCCTTCATTTAAGGGTGACCCAGCAAAGGAAGCAG GTCCTCAGTTTGATTACTTGAAGAATGCTCTGCAAAAATTTGATGATGGACCATTCCTTTTAGGCCAATTCAGTGGG GTGGACATTGCATATATTACATTTATCGAAAGATTTCATGTATTTTTAAACGAGGTTTTCAAGTATGATATCACAGAAGGAAGGCCTCATCTAGCTACATGGATTGAG GAATTCGACAAGATTGATGCTTACAAGCAAACAAAATATGACCCTACCGCGATTGTTGAACTTTACAAGAAGCGCTTTATG GTTTAA
- the LOC103486433 gene encoding uncharacterized protein LOC103486433 isoform X2, whose translation MATDFKEELSENTLPGPKQTLPLDFGITAAGNGHVDQHQNRHSSATKEGIESQSSAVGRIPESHASVFDIFKKIRRAERFGIPVRLSEAEKRFSRAERFGIDSVCGPDEMAKAEELKRKI comes from the exons ATGGCGACCGATTTCAAAGAAGAACTGAGCGAAAACACTCTTCCAGGACCGAAGCAAACCCTACCGCTAGATTTTGGAATCACAGCCGCTGGTAATGGCCATGTAGATCAACACCAAAATCGCCATTCTTCCGCTACAAAGGAAGGTATTGAATCTCAAAGTTCCGCCGTGGGGAGAATACCGGAGTCTCATGCTTCTGTTTTTGATATCTTTAAGAAGATCCGTCGGGCGGAGCGATTTGGGATCCCCGTACGTTTATCAGAGGCAGAAAAGCGATTTTCTCGAGCTGAGAG GTTCGGGATTGATTCAGTGTGTGGACCGGATGAAATGGCCAAAGCAGAGGAGCTGAAGAGAAAG ATTTGA
- the LOC103486435 gene encoding glutathione S-transferase L3-like isoform X2 produces the protein MAALREEVLPPSLDATAEQPPLFDGTTRLYTAYICPYAQRVWIIRNYKGLQDKIKLVPLNLYNRPDWYKEKVYPLNKVPSLEHNGKVIGESLDLIKYVDGNFEGPSLLPDDPAKREYAEELLSYSDTFVSSIISSFKGDTAKEAGAQFDYLENALQKFDGPFFLGEISQVDIAYVPFVERYQVFLFEAFKIDITEGRPKLAAWIEEFNKNDAYKQTKYDPKAIVEHYKKRFLA, from the exons ATGGCTGCACT CCGGGAAGAGGTTCTACCACCGTCGTTGGATGCCACAGCCGAACAACCTCCTCTATTCGACGGAACTACTag GTTGTATACTGCTTACATTTGCCCATATGCTCAACGCGTGTGGATCATCCGGAATTACAAG GGACTACAAGATAAAATTAAGCTAGTTCCTCTCAATCTATATAACAGGCCCGACTGGTATAAGGAGAAAGTATACCCTCTAAACAAG GTGCCATCTCTGGAACATAATGGGAAAGTTATTGGAGAAAGTCTTGATCTGATCAAATATGTTGATGGCAACTTTGAAGGACCTTCTCTTCTCCCAGAT GATCCTGCTAAAAGAGAGTATGCTGAAGAGTTGCTCTCCTACAGCGATACGTTTGTCAGCTCAATAATCTCTTCCTTTAAAGGCGACACCGCAAAGGAAGCAG GTGCTCAATTTGATTACTTGGAAAATGCTTTGCAAAAGTTTGATGGCCCCTTCTTCCTTGGAGAGATCAGTCAG gTGGATATAGCCTACGTTCCATTTGTTGAAAGGTATCAAGTTTTCTTATTTGAGGCTTTCAAGATTGACATCACTGAAGGAAGGCCTAAATTAGCTGCATGGATTGAG GAGTTCAACAAGAATGATGCTTACAAGCAAACAAAGTACGATCCTAAAGCCATTGTTGAACACTACAAGAAGCGCTTCTTG GCTTAA
- the LOC103486433 gene encoding protein MODIFIER OF SNC1 11-like isoform X1, protein MATDFKEELSENTLPGPKQTLPLDFGITAAGNGHVDQHQNRHSSATKEGIESQSSAVGRIPESHASVFDIFKKIRRAERFGIPVRLSEAEKRFSRAERFGIDSVCGPDEMAKAEELKRKARAERFELLTLSMATDEEAKKKARLARFAPYL, encoded by the exons ATGGCGACCGATTTCAAAGAAGAACTGAGCGAAAACACTCTTCCAGGACCGAAGCAAACCCTACCGCTAGATTTTGGAATCACAGCCGCTGGTAATGGCCATGTAGATCAACACCAAAATCGCCATTCTTCCGCTACAAAGGAAGGTATTGAATCTCAAAGTTCCGCCGTGGGGAGAATACCGGAGTCTCATGCTTCTGTTTTTGATATCTTTAAGAAGATCCGTCGGGCGGAGCGATTTGGGATCCCCGTACGTTTATCAGAGGCAGAAAAGCGATTTTCTCGAGCTGAGAG GTTCGGGATTGATTCAGTGTGTGGACCGGATGAAATGGCCAAAGCAGAGGAGCTGAAGAGAAAGGCAAGAGCAGAGAG ATTTGAGCTCTTAACTCTGTCTATGGCTACTGATGAAGAAGCAAAGAAGAAAGCTCGGCTTGCCAGATTTGCCCCGTATTTATAG
- the LOC103486435 gene encoding glutathione S-transferase L3-like isoform X1 yields MAALREEVLPPSLDATAEQPPLFDGTTRLYTAYICPYAQRVWIIRNYKGLQDKIKLVPLNLYNRPDWYKEKVYPLNKVPSLEHNGKVIGESLDLIKYVDGNFEGPSLLPDDPAKREYAEELLSYSDTFVSSIISSFKGDTAKEAGAQFDYLENALQKFDGPFFLGEISQVDIAYVPFVERYQVFLFEAFKIDITEGRPKLAAWIEEFNKNDAYKQTKYDPKAIVEHYKKRFLIWE; encoded by the exons ATGGCTGCACT CCGGGAAGAGGTTCTACCACCGTCGTTGGATGCCACAGCCGAACAACCTCCTCTATTCGACGGAACTACTag GTTGTATACTGCTTACATTTGCCCATATGCTCAACGCGTGTGGATCATCCGGAATTACAAG GGACTACAAGATAAAATTAAGCTAGTTCCTCTCAATCTATATAACAGGCCCGACTGGTATAAGGAGAAAGTATACCCTCTAAACAAG GTGCCATCTCTGGAACATAATGGGAAAGTTATTGGAGAAAGTCTTGATCTGATCAAATATGTTGATGGCAACTTTGAAGGACCTTCTCTTCTCCCAGAT GATCCTGCTAAAAGAGAGTATGCTGAAGAGTTGCTCTCCTACAGCGATACGTTTGTCAGCTCAATAATCTCTTCCTTTAAAGGCGACACCGCAAAGGAAGCAG GTGCTCAATTTGATTACTTGGAAAATGCTTTGCAAAAGTTTGATGGCCCCTTCTTCCTTGGAGAGATCAGTCAG gTGGATATAGCCTACGTTCCATTTGTTGAAAGGTATCAAGTTTTCTTATTTGAGGCTTTCAAGATTGACATCACTGAAGGAAGGCCTAAATTAGCTGCATGGATTGAG GAGTTCAACAAGAATGATGCTTACAAGCAAACAAAGTACGATCCTAAAGCCATTGTTGAACACTACAAGAAGCGCTTCTTG ATTTGGGAATGA